In Acaryochloris marina S15, a single genomic region encodes these proteins:
- the mltG gene encoding endolytic transglycosylase MltG: MTVNKKKSFPFRKLAITSVVALVAIAGGVGGGGWYWWQSAIAPVEISTQTPEDILQVQIPEGASANEIGQILEEAGLIRSITAWKVWTRWQGVWESSGGFHAGTYQLSPQASMADIAQTIWSGKVQQISFTVPEGWSQKQMANYFEELGWFSAQEFLDATNNIPRERYPWLPEDIPFLEGYLFPDTYQISIDQRTPDAVIGVMLNHFEGSALPVYQNRTGYTDLSLEDWVTLASIVEKESVVAEERARIAGVFWNRLRDNITLGSDPTVEYGLGITQTPDQPLTYAQVETPSPYNTYINAGLTPTPIASPGLASLKATVSPEETEFLYFVARYDGTHVFSRTLTEHLRAQARIRDQQDAKQNSTNL, encoded by the coding sequence TTGACTGTGAACAAAAAGAAATCATTTCCTTTCCGCAAATTGGCTATAACCTCGGTCGTTGCTCTTGTTGCTATAGCAGGTGGAGTTGGAGGGGGAGGCTGGTATTGGTGGCAATCTGCGATCGCACCAGTTGAGATCAGTACCCAAACCCCTGAGGATATACTTCAGGTCCAAATTCCAGAAGGTGCATCTGCTAACGAAATTGGTCAGATTTTAGAAGAGGCAGGGCTCATTCGCTCTATTACCGCCTGGAAGGTCTGGACTCGGTGGCAAGGGGTGTGGGAATCTTCCGGTGGATTCCATGCGGGAACCTACCAGCTTTCCCCCCAAGCTTCTATGGCAGATATTGCCCAAACGATTTGGTCTGGAAAGGTCCAGCAGATTAGCTTTACGGTGCCAGAAGGCTGGTCCCAAAAGCAGATGGCTAACTATTTTGAAGAGTTAGGCTGGTTTTCGGCTCAAGAGTTTTTAGATGCAACCAACAATATCCCGCGCGAACGCTACCCTTGGTTACCGGAAGACATTCCCTTTCTGGAGGGATATCTCTTTCCCGATACCTACCAAATCTCAATTGATCAACGCACCCCTGATGCCGTCATTGGTGTGATGTTGAATCATTTCGAAGGGTCTGCCTTACCGGTCTATCAGAACCGCACTGGCTATACCGATTTAAGCTTAGAGGATTGGGTCACTTTGGCCAGTATTGTGGAAAAGGAGTCAGTGGTTGCTGAAGAGAGAGCTCGAATTGCTGGCGTTTTTTGGAATCGATTGCGAGACAATATCACCCTGGGTTCTGATCCGACGGTTGAGTATGGTTTAGGTATTACTCAAACCCCTGATCAACCCCTCACTTATGCTCAAGTCGAAACCCCCTCTCCTTACAACACATACATCAATGCTGGATTAACCCCAACGCCTATTGCGAGTCCGGGACTTGCCAGTCTTAAAGCCACTGTTTCTCCAGAAGAAACAGAGTTTCTCTATTTTGTTGCTCGGTATGATGGGACCCATGTGTTTAGCCGGACTTTGACAGAGCACTTACGAGCCCAAGCCAGAATCCGTGATCAACAAGATGCCAAGCAAAACTCCACTAATCTTTAG
- a CDS encoding DUF3727 domain-containing protein, whose translation MEMDRSTVTLMDESGRSLTCYVEVSVPIDQEEYALLNPVDYPVDIFGWVVSDEDDEIIQPVEEQELANIFPTAQAVLAEQNLKLKRSALSLTVEGDLPDIDEEEILVLEMEEGDEVSEQEEYQLLATFFEKEQEYSIYTPIDPVLFVVRLRENMQPELLSPKEFQALQPKLQPLLEERLMDDLD comes from the coding sequence ATGGAAATGGACCGTTCCACGGTAACGTTGATGGATGAATCAGGACGTTCCTTGACCTGCTATGTCGAGGTGTCTGTTCCAATTGATCAGGAAGAATATGCTCTTTTAAACCCCGTCGATTACCCAGTAGATATTTTTGGTTGGGTCGTTAGCGATGAAGATGATGAGATTATTCAGCCTGTAGAAGAGCAAGAGCTTGCTAACATATTCCCCACTGCCCAAGCTGTGTTGGCAGAACAGAATTTAAAATTAAAGCGAAGTGCTCTGTCTTTAACTGTAGAAGGTGATCTGCCTGATATTGATGAAGAAGAAATTCTAGTATTGGAAATGGAAGAGGGAGATGAGGTTTCTGAGCAAGAAGAGTATCAGCTATTAGCGACTTTTTTTGAGAAGGAACAAGAGTATTCGATCTATACTCCTATCGATCCAGTGCTGTTTGTTGTTAGACTGCGTGAGAACATGCAGCCGGAGCTGCTTTCTCCCAAAGAGTTTCAAGCTTTACAACCTAAGCTTCAACCTCTGTTGGAGGAACGTCTAATGGACGATTTAGACTAA
- the ruvX gene encoding Holliday junction resolvase RuvX, producing MQRISALGLDLGHRRIGVAGCDGTGLIATGLTTIRRTSFAKDIELLRQIVTERQVKTLVVGLPYTMNGDVGTQAQRTQKLAKRIAKALDLPLDFIDERLTSHEAESMMREQRINPAEQRGMIDRKAAALILQRWLDQKPWISST from the coding sequence ATGCAGCGAATATCCGCATTAGGGCTAGATCTAGGGCATCGCCGGATTGGCGTTGCCGGTTGCGATGGTACGGGTTTAATTGCCACTGGATTAACCACGATTCGACGCACTTCTTTTGCCAAGGATATTGAATTGCTGCGGCAAATTGTGACAGAACGCCAGGTCAAAACATTGGTGGTTGGTTTGCCTTATACGATGAATGGTGACGTAGGGACTCAAGCCCAAAGAACACAGAAATTAGCTAAGCGGATAGCTAAAGCCCTCGATTTGCCTTTGGATTTTATAGATGAGCGTTTAACGTCCCATGAGGCTGAGTCCATGATGCGAGAACAGCGTATCAATCCAGCAGAGCAAAGGGGCATGATTGACCGTAAGGCAGCCGCTTTGATTCTGCAACGCTGGCTGGATCAAAAACCATGGATATCTTCGACCTAG
- a CDS encoding GNAT family N-acetyltransferase: MTTVAPKLEPIIRPVQYRDLEAIKRLLVDDYDQSSIGTFYGHERQLLQLQRWSELLKLLRLFPNRLSDQQRTYVWEQTHKLAGVVQVSPFNHSRSTWRFDQVSVTPAVGQQDVGTQLLRYCLENIWEARTWLTEIDVSQSAALALYRHNGFQPLAHITYWSLAPEQLSRLAEREPVLPNLLPVNNADASLLYQLDTASMPPLVRQVFDRHIQDFKSSLVDSLLSGIQLWGDTKELVQAYVFEPQRKAAIGYFEMKLCRNACHPHEARLTVHPAYTWLYPELLAHMAQLTQAYPSAPLCLDSTDYQPEREEYLKQIGAEDLEQTLMMSRSVWHKLRESRSISFETLQLSDMLQGLQPNHNPVPGRMTYWLTRTPSVKKHLRPGAKKSQKSQSSSKRNHRAWPSEF; the protein is encoded by the coding sequence ATGACGACAGTAGCTCCAAAGTTAGAACCCATCATTCGTCCCGTCCAGTACCGCGATCTTGAAGCGATCAAGCGGTTATTGGTGGATGATTATGATCAGTCCAGCATTGGCACCTTCTACGGACATGAGCGGCAGTTACTGCAGCTCCAGCGCTGGTCTGAATTATTGAAGTTGTTGAGGCTGTTTCCCAATCGACTATCTGATCAACAACGAACCTATGTCTGGGAACAAACTCATAAGTTGGCTGGGGTGGTTCAGGTTTCGCCCTTTAACCATTCCCGGAGCACCTGGCGGTTTGATCAAGTTAGTGTAACCCCTGCTGTTGGTCAGCAAGATGTGGGGACGCAATTATTACGCTACTGCCTAGAAAATATATGGGAGGCTCGCACCTGGTTGACCGAGATTGATGTCAGCCAATCGGCAGCCCTAGCCCTATATCGTCATAATGGTTTTCAGCCCTTAGCGCACATTACTTATTGGTCCCTAGCGCCAGAGCAGTTGAGTCGCCTCGCTGAGCGGGAACCCGTACTGCCCAATCTTTTACCCGTCAATAATGCTGATGCTTCTTTGCTGTATCAGCTAGATACGGCATCCATGCCTCCGCTGGTCCGCCAAGTCTTTGATCGGCATATTCAAGACTTCAAATCGAGTTTGGTGGACTCTTTGTTGTCTGGGATTCAGCTTTGGGGAGATACCAAAGAATTAGTGCAAGCCTATGTCTTTGAGCCCCAACGCAAGGCTGCCATTGGCTATTTTGAAATGAAGCTGTGCCGTAATGCATGCCACCCCCATGAAGCTCGACTCACGGTGCACCCTGCCTATACTTGGCTATATCCAGAGCTGCTAGCCCATATGGCCCAGCTTACACAGGCCTATCCTTCAGCCCCATTGTGCTTAGACTCAACGGATTATCAACCCGAGCGCGAAGAATATCTAAAGCAAATTGGGGCTGAAGATTTGGAGCAAACATTGATGATGTCTCGTTCGGTTTGGCATAAATTACGAGAATCTCGCTCTATTTCTTTTGAAACCCTGCAGCTTTCAGATATGTTGCAAGGATTGCAGCCTAACCATAATCCAGTTCCTGGACGCATGACCTATTGGTTGACTCGGACGCCTTCTGTAAAGAAGCATCTTCGCCCAGGGGCTAAAAAGAGTCAGAAAAGTCAGTCCTCCTCCAAGCGAAACCATCGCGCCTGGCCGTCAGAATTTTAA
- a CDS encoding F420-0:Gamma-glutamyl ligase, with protein MIIESIGIGIVAVLLIAWGGLEWTHRRRQGNALQALPGNWQFESREPQHYRLVGKQTFFNPTHKLEVMIPELSVDVTLLSKGSLDEIHHKIKVLPQHPDAEPREDGYWFAYIVKSRYETSAEITLDIMGPDLTQLKAVWVRVNYISYGPRGRIHNTHHEVVPLRFPDPQEPLQWRSVADGQVLPVPTHLLTQLDTCPDIVRRYVSPHAQPGDIVTIGETPVAIMQGRIFHPSTIKPGWVATRLAYFFLPTSSLATACGLQTLVNIEGPVRVFLAFFVGAIAKVFGQAGVFYRLAGEQARLIDDVTGTLPPFDQFIVLGPDDPQKVVNQIQAETGLAAAIVDVNDLKRVKILSATKGAPLSLIEEALRSNPAGNADEQTPVVLIRPNQS; from the coding sequence ATGATCATCGAAAGCATTGGAATTGGTATTGTTGCAGTCCTTCTCATCGCATGGGGGGGCTTAGAGTGGACTCATCGTCGTCGCCAGGGGAATGCCTTACAAGCCTTACCAGGAAATTGGCAGTTTGAAAGTCGTGAGCCCCAGCATTATCGATTAGTCGGAAAGCAAACCTTTTTTAATCCCACCCATAAGCTGGAAGTCATGATCCCTGAGTTATCAGTGGATGTGACCCTGCTTTCGAAGGGCAGTCTAGATGAGATTCACCATAAGATTAAGGTTTTACCGCAGCATCCAGATGCTGAGCCTCGAGAAGATGGTTATTGGTTTGCTTATATCGTCAAATCTCGATACGAGACCTCTGCAGAAATCACCCTGGATATTATGGGTCCTGACTTAACTCAACTCAAAGCAGTTTGGGTGCGAGTCAACTATATTTCCTATGGTCCCAGAGGCCGTATCCATAATACCCACCATGAAGTGGTTCCCCTTCGCTTTCCTGACCCCCAGGAACCATTGCAGTGGCGTTCTGTTGCGGATGGTCAAGTCTTACCGGTCCCCACTCACTTGTTAACTCAACTGGATACCTGTCCCGATATTGTCCGTCGCTATGTCAGTCCCCATGCCCAGCCCGGTGATATCGTCACCATTGGCGAGACTCCCGTAGCGATTATGCAAGGCCGTATCTTCCATCCCAGCACCATTAAGCCTGGATGGGTGGCGACACGATTGGCTTACTTCTTCTTACCGACTTCCAGTTTAGCGACCGCCTGTGGCTTGCAAACTCTGGTCAATATTGAAGGGCCAGTGCGAGTCTTTTTAGCGTTTTTTGTGGGTGCGATCGCAAAGGTATTTGGTCAAGCAGGGGTCTTTTATCGCCTGGCAGGGGAACAAGCCCGACTGATTGATGATGTGACTGGGACCCTCCCGCCCTTTGATCAATTCATTGTTTTAGGTCCAGACGATCCTCAGAAAGTGGTCAACCAAATCCAAGCAGAAACAGGGTTAGCTGCAGCCATTGTTGATGTAAATGACCTGAAGCGGGTGAAAATCCTGTCAGCAACCAAAGGGGCTCCCTTATCTCTGATTGAAGAGGCACTGAGGAGTAATCCTGCGGGTAATGCGGATGAACAAACTCCGGTTGTCTTGATTCGTCCCAATCAGTCTTAG
- a CDS encoding iron uptake porin, producing the protein MSTIWRKLGFFNPALVGLALLVPTTAIATESLELTEEVVPEISAVETIETDALEETEPLVLADADVPTTSVSELMNETQDDDLAQVTSVSQLSDVQPDDWAFQAIQSLVERYGCVAGYPNGTFRPSRAMSRREAAALVNACLDNLSNRFATKEDLDALKALQDEFAAELATLRGRVDGLEARVATVESQQFSTTTKLKGEVVFGSAFVFDGNNDPLDSINGVDTDLGNTQSGGVDVADRFFFGHRTRLNFDTSFSGTDRLRVRLEAADIPELDEFGSAGTSLARFGFDENDPAGNTVILDELNYRFKPVEDLTLKVAILGGDYKDDVETFNPFLKSSGSGALSRFFRFNPLTQRGPGGTTLSAVYDVSEKVNLSVVYAADDAQFATTAGNGANNGLFDFENGTYGVFAQIGFNPTDDIGIGVQYSRNEYTAGNVDITSDTGDAPTTSLAPINGGFGDTSDPFNGLETITDNFGLSFNARVVDGFHVAGWGGLTLARTPDIANSRITLLNWAANLVFPDLLLEGSRGSLSFGQQPYIIDGGTLGIDDGTSSNFTAEAQYQFKVNDNIKISPGLIVVFNANNTSSNDPIFIPVIRTTFKF; encoded by the coding sequence ATGTCGACTATTTGGCGTAAACTCGGGTTTTTTAACCCTGCTTTAGTTGGATTAGCTTTGTTAGTTCCCACTACTGCGATTGCAACCGAGTCTTTAGAACTCACGGAAGAAGTCGTTCCTGAAATTTCTGCAGTTGAGACAATTGAGACTGATGCTCTAGAAGAGACTGAGCCCCTAGTATTAGCTGATGCTGATGTGCCTACAACATCAGTTTCAGAGCTGATGAACGAGACTCAAGACGACGACCTAGCTCAGGTCACTTCTGTTTCTCAATTGTCTGATGTCCAGCCTGATGATTGGGCTTTCCAAGCCATTCAATCCTTAGTTGAGCGGTATGGTTGCGTCGCCGGTTATCCCAATGGAACCTTCCGCCCAAGTCGAGCCATGTCCCGCCGAGAAGCGGCTGCTCTAGTCAATGCCTGTTTAGATAACCTCAGCAATAGATTTGCTACTAAAGAGGATCTAGACGCTCTCAAAGCATTGCAAGATGAGTTTGCTGCTGAACTTGCGACCCTACGTGGACGAGTGGATGGTTTAGAAGCTCGTGTGGCCACCGTCGAATCCCAGCAGTTTTCCACCACTACCAAACTGAAGGGTGAAGTCGTATTTGGTTCTGCCTTCGTATTTGATGGAAATAATGATCCATTAGACAGCATCAATGGTGTTGATACTGATTTAGGTAACACCCAAAGTGGTGGTGTGGATGTTGCAGACCGTTTCTTCTTCGGTCATCGAACTCGACTGAACTTTGATACCAGTTTCAGTGGTACAGATCGGCTTCGTGTTCGTCTAGAAGCAGCTGATATTCCTGAGTTGGATGAATTTGGTTCTGCAGGTACAAGCTTGGCCAGATTCGGTTTTGATGAGAATGATCCTGCTGGAAATACGGTCATCCTAGACGAGCTGAACTATCGATTTAAGCCAGTCGAAGATTTAACGCTTAAAGTTGCAATTTTGGGTGGTGACTACAAGGACGACGTCGAAACCTTTAACCCCTTCTTGAAGAGTAGTGGTAGTGGTGCATTATCTCGCTTCTTCCGCTTTAATCCATTAACACAGCGGGGGCCAGGAGGAACGACCCTAAGTGCCGTCTATGATGTCAGCGAAAAGGTCAATCTCTCTGTTGTCTATGCAGCTGATGATGCCCAGTTTGCCACTACAGCTGGTAATGGTGCTAACAATGGTTTATTTGATTTTGAAAATGGCACCTATGGGGTATTTGCCCAGATTGGCTTTAATCCAACCGATGATATTGGTATTGGTGTCCAATATTCTCGTAACGAGTACACAGCGGGTAATGTTGACATCACCTCCGATACTGGAGATGCACCGACTACATCACTGGCACCTATAAATGGAGGTTTTGGTGATACTTCGGATCCTTTTAATGGACTGGAAACTATTACTGATAACTTTGGCCTTTCATTTAATGCCAGAGTCGTAGATGGGTTCCATGTAGCCGGTTGGGGTGGTCTCACTTTAGCCCGTACTCCTGACATTGCAAATTCTCGAATTACGTTGCTCAACTGGGCCGCTAACCTCGTCTTCCCTGACTTGCTCCTAGAAGGTAGCAGAGGATCACTCTCGTTTGGTCAGCAGCCTTACATTATTGATGGAGGTACATTGGGGATTGATGATGGAACTTCTTCCAACTTCACTGCTGAGGCACAGTACCAGTTCAAGGTTAATGACAACATCAAGATCTCTCCTGGATTGATTGTCGTTTTCAATGCAAACAACACCTCTTCGAATGACCCCATCTTTATTCCAGTTATTCGAACCACATTCAAGTTCTAA